From Sporosarcina sp. Marseille-Q4943, the proteins below share one genomic window:
- a CDS encoding 3-hydroxybutyrate dehydrogenase: MVEGKVLFITGAAQGIGFEIAQEFSEAGAKVVLSDINEEKVKAAAQSLSKDAIGIKCDVTSEADLEKAINEAIDHFGRIDILINNAGMQHVAMLEDFPTERFELLVKIMLTAPFIATKLVLPHMRKNGFGRILNMASINGLVGFAGKAAYNSAKHGVIGLTKVAALETAADGITVNAICPGYVDTPLVRNQLEDLATTRNVPLESVLEEVIYPLVPQKRLLDVKEIADLALFLASDAAKGMTGQAVVLDGGYTVQ; this comes from the coding sequence ATGGTAGAAGGAAAAGTTTTATTTATCACAGGAGCTGCCCAAGGGATCGGCTTTGAAATTGCCCAAGAATTTTCAGAGGCCGGTGCGAAGGTGGTGCTTTCGGATATCAATGAGGAAAAAGTGAAGGCTGCTGCCCAAAGTCTCAGTAAAGACGCAATTGGCATCAAGTGCGATGTCACGTCTGAAGCAGATTTGGAAAAGGCGATCAATGAAGCAATCGATCATTTTGGACGAATTGATATACTCATTAATAATGCAGGGATGCAGCATGTTGCGATGCTTGAGGATTTTCCGACGGAGCGGTTTGAATTGCTCGTTAAAATTATGCTGACGGCGCCATTTATCGCAACAAAGCTCGTATTGCCACATATGAGGAAAAATGGTTTTGGACGTATCCTGAACATGGCTTCCATCAATGGACTAGTCGGTTTCGCAGGGAAAGCCGCATATAACTCAGCGAAGCATGGTGTCATCGGGTTGACGAAAGTGGCAGCTTTGGAAACGGCAGCAGATGGGATTACGGTGAACGCAATCTGTCCTGGCTATGTTGACACGCCGTTAGTGCGCAATCAGCTAGAAGACTTAGCGACGACACGCAATGTCCCACTTGAATCCGTTCTGGAGGAAGTCATATATCCATTGGTTCCTCAGAAGAGACTATTAGACGTTAAGGAAATCGCCGATTTGGCTCTATTCCTTGCGAGCGATGCAGCGAAAGGCATGACCGGCCAAGCGGTAGTACTAGATGGTGGATATACAGTGCAATAA
- a CDS encoding DHH family phosphoesterase — MYKLLSHNDLDGVGCGILAKIAFGKQVKVRYNSVSGLDREVEWFLENEDKETFLFITDLSVNEENEKRLEAFYEDGGKVQLLDHHKTALHFNEYEWSHVVVEDDEGKLTSATSLFFEYLVTHQLMEPSESIAEFVELVRQYDTWEWEKNNNQSAQRLNALFFLITIDEFEEKMIDRLLSDDHFHFDEFEKKILDMEEDKIERYIRRKRRGLVQTQAGDLFAGIVYAESYHSELGNELGKEYPHLDYIVILNMSGKRIGFRTIHDHVDVSEVAGQFGGGGHAKASGCSLTKDAFQQFVLDTFHLEPLREDARRNRYNVKHSSFGSLYKNRMDVSFFIYPEDDQAWAIKQNNEKIDQPFASFEEAERFLKRNYEAWLVRDDAFVNYLIEQIRNK, encoded by the coding sequence ATGTATAAATTATTGTCACATAATGATTTGGATGGTGTTGGTTGCGGTATTTTAGCGAAGATTGCTTTCGGCAAGCAAGTTAAAGTGCGCTATAATTCCGTTTCTGGTTTAGACCGGGAAGTAGAATGGTTTTTGGAGAATGAAGATAAGGAAACTTTTTTGTTCATTACAGATTTGTCGGTCAATGAAGAAAACGAGAAAAGGCTCGAGGCGTTTTATGAAGATGGCGGAAAGGTCCAATTGCTTGATCACCATAAAACAGCGCTTCACTTTAACGAGTATGAGTGGAGTCATGTCGTCGTAGAGGACGATGAAGGTAAATTAACTTCAGCGACTTCCCTATTTTTTGAATACCTTGTGACACACCAGCTTATGGAACCATCGGAATCGATAGCCGAATTCGTCGAGCTCGTCAGGCAGTATGATACGTGGGAATGGGAAAAAAATAATAATCAGTCTGCACAACGTCTTAACGCCCTCTTTTTCCTCATCACAATTGATGAATTTGAAGAAAAGATGATTGATCGACTACTTTCAGACGACCATTTCCACTTTGATGAATTCGAAAAGAAAATACTCGATATGGAAGAAGATAAAATTGAGCGCTATATTCGCCGAAAGAGGCGAGGTCTCGTCCAGACGCAAGCAGGCGACCTTTTTGCCGGAATTGTTTATGCAGAATCGTACCATTCAGAGCTTGGCAATGAACTTGGCAAAGAATACCCGCATCTTGATTACATCGTCATCTTAAACATGAGTGGGAAACGAATCGGTTTTCGAACAATTCATGACCATGTTGATGTATCTGAAGTTGCCGGGCAATTCGGCGGAGGCGGTCATGCAAAAGCTTCTGGATGCTCATTGACCAAGGATGCTTTTCAACAATTTGTGCTGGACACGTTCCACTTGGAACCATTAAGGGAAGACGCGCGACGCAATCGCTACAATGTGAAACATTCTTCGTTCGGTTCCCTCTATAAAAACCGAATGGATGTGAGCTTTTTCATCTATCCGGAAGACGATCAAGCATGGGCCATTAAACAAAATAACGAAAAGATAGATCAGCCTTTTGCGAGCTTCGAGGAAGCGGAGCGTTTCCTTAAAAGAAACTACGAAGCATGGCTTGTACGGGACGATGCTTTCGTCAATTATTTAATAGAACAGATACGTAATAAATAA
- a CDS encoding sigma-54-dependent Fis family transcriptional regulator, with protein MTSVTDRLTESVLLEILENAFQWFVVVDKESNILYINEEYCKFLETTREEAIGKPVNEVIENSRMHEVVETGEEHVASPHFIKGNYMLANRVPVRVDGEIVGAFGSVIFRDMNDWHNLSSQVRTTMEKIKIGQTAEKTTFQLQDILGSSDSIRSIKETIQMIAPSDLPVLIQGESGTGKEMFAQSIHYLSNRSEKPFVKVNCAAIPAEFLELELFGSVGSTEQIQRKGRIHQAEGGTLFLDDLGDMPLSMQVKLLRVLQEGTIEPIGSHNANKVNIRIIAAVNQPLKNLMESGKFREDLYYRIHAVTLQIPPLRQRMDDFEEITNHFFHETIATVGKRNLSIAPETMQTLKEYSWPGNVRELQNVIQAAVYLTNGDVIEPSVLPQGVRAKSRYYTGNTQTLQQAIEQLEGNIIAETLQMYPNKREAAKVLGLSRSTFYEKMKKYEF; from the coding sequence ATGACGTCGGTAACGGATAGATTAACGGAATCGGTCTTACTAGAAATATTGGAGAATGCATTTCAGTGGTTTGTTGTCGTCGATAAAGAATCGAACATTTTATATATCAATGAAGAATACTGTAAGTTCCTTGAAACGACTCGTGAAGAAGCAATCGGAAAGCCGGTGAATGAAGTCATTGAAAACTCACGTATGCATGAAGTTGTAGAGACGGGTGAGGAACATGTCGCATCGCCGCACTTCATAAAAGGGAACTACATGTTAGCGAACCGTGTTCCAGTGAGAGTGGATGGAGAAATTGTCGGGGCTTTCGGAAGTGTCATCTTTCGAGACATGAACGATTGGCATAACTTGAGCTCTCAAGTGAGAACGACGATGGAGAAAATTAAGATTGGACAGACGGCAGAGAAAACGACATTCCAGCTACAAGATATTCTTGGATCTTCCGATTCAATTCGATCAATTAAAGAAACCATTCAAATGATCGCCCCAAGTGATTTACCTGTATTGATCCAAGGAGAAAGCGGAACTGGAAAGGAAATGTTTGCGCAAAGTATTCATTACCTATCGAACCGCTCTGAAAAGCCTTTTGTAAAAGTGAACTGTGCAGCAATTCCTGCAGAGTTTCTTGAACTTGAGCTTTTTGGCAGTGTTGGATCTACAGAACAAATCCAAAGAAAAGGGAGGATTCATCAAGCTGAAGGCGGGACATTGTTCTTGGATGATTTAGGGGACATGCCACTATCGATGCAAGTTAAATTATTGAGGGTGCTCCAGGAGGGCACGATTGAACCGATTGGATCACATAATGCAAATAAAGTAAATATCCGAATCATAGCTGCTGTGAATCAACCGCTAAAAAACTTAATGGAATCTGGGAAATTTCGCGAGGATCTGTATTATCGAATTCATGCAGTTACGCTACAAATTCCACCGCTTCGTCAGCGGATGGATGATTTCGAGGAAATTACAAATCACTTTTTTCACGAAACGATTGCGACAGTGGGGAAGCGCAATCTTTCAATTGCACCGGAGACGATGCAAACTTTAAAAGAATATAGTTGGCCGGGGAACGTGAGGGAATTGCAGAACGTCATCCAAGCGGCAGTCTATTTAACAAATGGAGATGTGATAGAACCTAGTGTCCTGCCTCAAGGAGTCCGAGCCAAGTCCCGATACTATACAGGCAACACCCAAACGTTACAGCAAGCGATTGAGCAATTGGAGGGGAATATCATTGCTGAAACTCTTCAGATGTACCCGAATAAAAGAGAAGCGGCAAAGGTGTTAGGGTTAAGTAGAAGTACGTTTTATGAGAAAATGAAAAAATATGAGTTTTGA
- the pstA gene encoding phosphate ABC transporter permease PstA: MRNSKDNLLRGLLWFSAFVTVAILLLIVGFIFYKGFRLINFEFIFGDYSPTGGGGIWPMIVTTVYTIVISLVIATPIGILAAVYLQEYAKQGRLVKAIRFATESLTGIPSIIYGLFGAVFFVTTLKLGMSIISASLTLTIIVLPVVIRTTEEALKTVPQTYREGSLALGTTKLQTLMKVILPSSMPGILSGIILSMGRIIGESAAIFLTAGTVAAMPASIFSSARTLTVHSYLVTQEAGDIELAAAIGIVLIVIILILNFSATFISKKLNKADY, translated from the coding sequence TTCTGCTTTCGTCACAGTTGCCATTCTGTTGCTTATTGTGGGATTCATCTTTTACAAGGGATTCCGTCTCATCAATTTTGAATTCATCTTTGGCGATTATTCGCCGACAGGTGGCGGTGGCATTTGGCCGATGATTGTTACGACCGTGTACACTATCGTTATTTCACTCGTTATTGCAACGCCAATCGGAATTTTGGCTGCTGTCTATCTTCAAGAGTATGCGAAGCAAGGCCGCCTTGTAAAAGCGATACGTTTTGCGACGGAAAGCTTAACAGGGATTCCATCCATCATCTACGGATTGTTTGGTGCAGTTTTCTTTGTTACGACGTTGAAGCTCGGCATGTCAATCATTTCTGCGTCATTAACGTTGACGATCATCGTATTGCCTGTCGTCATCCGTACAACAGAAGAAGCATTGAAAACGGTGCCTCAAACGTATCGTGAAGGTTCTTTGGCTTTAGGGACAACGAAACTTCAAACACTTATGAAAGTCATTTTGCCAAGCTCAATGCCTGGAATCCTATCAGGAATCATCCTTTCCATGGGAAGGATTATCGGTGAGTCGGCAGCGATATTTTTAACAGCTGGAACTGTAGCAGCGATGCCTGCAAGCATTTTCTCTTCTGCAAGGACATTAACTGTCCATTCCTATTTAGTTACACAGGAGGCAGGCGATATCGAACTTGCAGCCGCGATTGGGATTGTGTTAATCGTTATTATCTTGATTTTGAACTTCTCAGCTACGTTCATATCCAAGAAATTGAATAAAGCAGATTACTAA
- a CDS encoding GntP family permease has protein sequence MEALGMIGLIGGLVLLIFLTMKGVNILIVGPISALFVALMSGMPLFAKLADEGQADFVTSYMGGFTSFIASWYMMFLLGAVFGKVMEDSGAADAVAKWFVDKMGMKYAVLAIVAACAILTYGGVSLFVVAFSVYPMAISLFKQADLPRRFIPATLALGSVTFTMTSAGSPEIQNWIPIPYLNTTAYAGWEVSLIVAVFMAVFGYWWLKRMVTKAVNKGERFVGRESDPAFDTTRKLPNPFLSMIPLAVVLIISFIFHDSLAQSALIVALLGGIIATYIVGRKYSTNFGAAVSAGTLGAIVAIGNTAAVVGFGGVAKAVPAFQMAVEAMTNIPGSPLIGAAIAVSVIAGMTGSASGGQTIALPLIAPHYMDMGVNPEALHRVVAISSGALDSLPHNGYVVTTIQSICGESHRDAYGPVGALTVIVPVIGVAIAIILFSFGFGI, from the coding sequence ATGGAAGCATTAGGGATGATTGGTTTGATTGGGGGACTCGTTCTTCTTATTTTCCTGACAATGAAGGGCGTCAATATTTTGATCGTAGGTCCTATTTCTGCATTGTTTGTTGCGTTAATGAGTGGAATGCCGCTATTCGCAAAACTTGCTGATGAAGGGCAAGCTGATTTTGTAACAAGTTATATGGGTGGATTCACTTCCTTTATTGCATCTTGGTATATGATGTTCTTGCTTGGTGCTGTATTCGGGAAAGTGATGGAAGATAGCGGAGCGGCGGATGCCGTTGCAAAATGGTTTGTAGATAAAATGGGGATGAAATATGCCGTATTGGCAATTGTAGCCGCTTGTGCAATTTTGACTTATGGTGGCGTAAGTTTGTTCGTTGTTGCATTCTCCGTCTATCCTATGGCCATCTCTTTATTTAAACAGGCTGATTTGCCAAGAAGATTCATTCCCGCGACACTTGCTCTTGGATCGGTCACATTTACGATGACCTCTGCCGGATCACCGGAAATTCAAAACTGGATTCCGATCCCGTATTTGAATACAACTGCGTACGCAGGCTGGGAAGTCAGTTTAATTGTCGCCGTGTTCATGGCGGTGTTTGGATACTGGTGGCTGAAGAGAATGGTGACAAAAGCAGTTAACAAGGGTGAGCGGTTCGTCGGTAGGGAATCGGATCCGGCATTCGATACGACTCGTAAACTGCCAAATCCATTCTTGTCCATGATTCCTTTGGCTGTTGTATTGATCATATCATTTATTTTCCACGATTCGTTAGCGCAATCCGCATTGATTGTCGCGTTGCTCGGTGGGATTATCGCTACTTATATTGTAGGAAGAAAATATTCCACGAATTTTGGTGCAGCTGTTTCAGCTGGTACGCTTGGAGCAATTGTTGCAATTGGAAACACTGCCGCTGTCGTCGGATTCGGTGGAGTGGCAAAAGCGGTTCCTGCTTTCCAAATGGCTGTAGAAGCTATGACGAACATTCCAGGCTCTCCTTTAATTGGTGCAGCCATAGCGGTATCGGTCATTGCAGGTATGACTGGTTCTGCATCAGGTGGCCAGACGATTGCCTTGCCATTGATTGCACCGCATTATATGGACATGGGAGTAAATCCGGAGGCGTTGCACCGTGTTGTCGCCATCTCGTCTGGTGCACTTGATTCCCTCCCGCATAACGGCTATGTCGTGACAACGATTCAGTCTATTTGTGGAGAATCACACCGAGATGCATATGGTCCAGTGGGCGCCTTAACTGTCATCGTTCCAGTCATTGGCGTGGCGATTGCAATCATCTTGTTCTCCTTTGGATTTGGGATTTAA
- the pstB gene encoding phosphate ABC transporter ATP-binding protein PstB produces the protein MKQSKGTAKISVKDLSLFYGDKQALYDVSLDIEEKKVTALIGPSGCGKSTFLRTLNRMNDLIDGVRINGDIVIDNEDIYKSSDVIKLRTKVGMVFQKPNLFPMSIYDNVAYGPRAQGIKNKKELNQIVEESLRGAAIWDEVKDRLKTSALGLSGGQQQRVCIARAIAMRPDVILMDEPTSALDPISTLKVEELIAQLKKEYTIVIVTHNMQQAARVSDKTAFFLNGEIVEYDATNNVFSNPKDQRTEDYVTGRFG, from the coding sequence ATGAAGCAGTCAAAGGGTACAGCAAAGATCAGTGTAAAAGACTTGAGTCTTTTTTATGGAGATAAACAGGCATTATACGATGTGTCGTTAGACATTGAAGAAAAGAAAGTGACAGCATTAATCGGGCCATCCGGTTGCGGGAAGTCGACTTTTCTACGGACGTTAAACCGCATGAATGATCTGATCGATGGGGTGAGGATCAACGGGGATATTGTCATCGATAACGAAGATATTTATAAATCGAGCGATGTCATTAAGCTTCGTACAAAAGTCGGCATGGTATTCCAAAAGCCGAACCTATTCCCAATGAGCATTTATGATAATGTCGCGTACGGACCTCGTGCACAAGGAATTAAGAATAAGAAGGAATTGAACCAAATTGTTGAGGAAAGTTTGCGTGGCGCTGCGATTTGGGATGAGGTGAAGGATCGACTTAAGACGTCTGCACTTGGTCTATCAGGTGGTCAACAGCAAAGGGTTTGTATTGCCCGTGCGATTGCGATGAGGCCGGATGTCATTCTGATGGATGAACCCACTTCGGCACTAGACCCGATCTCCACATTGAAAGTCGAAGAATTGATTGCACAATTGAAAAAAGAATATACAATTGTAATCGTAACCCATAACATGCAGCAGGCTGCGCGGGTATCAGACAAAACAGCTTTCTTCCTAAATGGAGAGATTGTTGAATATGATGCCACAAACAACGTCTTTTCAAATCCGAAAGACCAACGAACCGAAGATTATGTAACGGGCCGTTTCGGTTAA
- a CDS encoding S9 family peptidase, producing the protein MKPPVAKRIPHPHELHGDVREDDYYWLKDRNNPEVIEYVEEENRYFEEIMRPLEEQAEQIYESMVDRVPDSEVKVPVQHGPYFYYSRLDKDKQYPIYARKRAASREFLPEAPEEVVLDLNELAKDSDYLSVTVQRISSNHNCLAYLENRDGTDRYTIHVKDLETDELLPDRIPDVFLYGSMEWSRCGDYIFYITVDENQRPYRLWRHRLGSEVNNDELVFEEKDETFTLFVSKSQSGKFIFVYSHSKTSSEIRMLDADAPLSPWQLLDARRDGILYDVEHWEDDLFILTNEEALNFQLLRCPLNDLESRVKVIEHSEERYLQAIYPFQDMLLVAGRENGLTQVWKIQDGELERFEWEEPLYTVAVLSDQSYEATEVLLQYESLLTPKTTFGLNLVTGEKHRLQVAPVSGEYDRSSYRQEQLWAEAEDGVNVPMTAVYREGAFDDGPAPLILYGYGSYGANSDPHFDPYRLPLLDKGVVFVTAQVRGGSEMGRSWYEDGKMQKKRNTFTDFIAAAKYLIEQDYTTPNQMAARGGSAGGLLVGAVANMAGELFKVIVPAVPFVDVVTTMLDTTIPLTTLEWDEWGNPQDREDYFYMKSYSPYDNVEAKDYPHMYITTGLNDPRVGYWEPAKWVARMRALKTDDNVIVLKTNMGAGHFGKSGRFNHLKEAAECYAFILDKLGATAELPISNPR; encoded by the coding sequence ATGAAACCACCTGTAGCAAAACGTATTCCCCATCCCCATGAATTGCATGGCGATGTGCGCGAAGACGACTATTATTGGCTGAAGGATCGCAATAACCCGGAAGTCATCGAGTATGTAGAGGAAGAGAATCGGTATTTCGAGGAGATCATGCGCCCACTCGAAGAGCAGGCCGAACAGATTTACGAAAGCATGGTTGACCGGGTTCCCGATTCAGAAGTGAAAGTGCCGGTGCAGCATGGACCATACTTCTACTATTCACGGTTGGACAAAGACAAGCAATACCCAATCTATGCACGCAAGCGGGCGGCAAGCCGAGAGTTTTTGCCTGAAGCTCCGGAGGAAGTTGTGCTAGATCTGAATGAACTGGCTAAAGACAGCGACTATTTAAGCGTTACGGTGCAACGGATAAGTTCCAATCATAACTGTCTCGCCTATTTGGAGAACAGGGACGGCACGGACCGGTATACAATCCATGTCAAGGACTTGGAAACGGACGAGCTTCTACCGGATCGGATTCCGGATGTCTTCTTATATGGCAGCATGGAATGGAGTCGCTGCGGCGATTATATTTTCTATATTACGGTTGATGAGAATCAACGTCCGTACCGATTATGGAGACACCGTCTAGGAAGTGAAGTGAATAATGATGAACTCGTCTTCGAAGAAAAAGACGAAACGTTTACATTGTTCGTGTCAAAATCGCAAAGCGGGAAGTTTATTTTTGTTTATTCACATTCGAAAACGTCAAGCGAGATCCGCATGTTGGATGCAGATGCTCCGTTATCCCCTTGGCAACTGCTCGATGCGCGGCGTGACGGAATTCTATATGACGTCGAGCATTGGGAAGATGACCTGTTCATACTGACAAACGAAGAAGCGCTAAACTTTCAATTGCTCCGCTGCCCTCTCAATGACCTAGAGTCACGGGTAAAAGTCATTGAGCATAGCGAGGAACGCTATCTTCAAGCTATCTATCCGTTTCAAGACATGCTGCTCGTTGCTGGTCGTGAGAATGGACTGACGCAGGTCTGGAAGATTCAGGACGGCGAGCTAGAGCGATTTGAATGGGAGGAACCCCTCTACACGGTTGCGGTCTTATCCGACCAAAGCTATGAGGCGACGGAAGTATTACTTCAATATGAGTCATTGCTTACCCCGAAAACTACTTTCGGGCTGAACTTAGTGACAGGAGAGAAGCATCGACTGCAAGTTGCCCCTGTCAGTGGAGAGTATGATCGTTCCAGCTATCGGCAAGAGCAATTGTGGGCGGAAGCGGAAGATGGTGTCAACGTGCCAATGACCGCTGTCTATCGGGAAGGTGCGTTCGACGATGGACCAGCGCCATTGATTCTGTATGGGTATGGATCCTATGGCGCGAACAGCGATCCGCATTTTGATCCGTACCGCCTTCCGCTCTTGGACAAGGGTGTCGTATTTGTCACAGCGCAAGTACGAGGCGGTTCCGAAATGGGACGAAGTTGGTATGAAGATGGGAAAATGCAGAAGAAGCGAAACACTTTCACCGATTTTATTGCAGCAGCGAAATATCTTATCGAGCAGGATTACACAACCCCGAACCAAATGGCGGCACGCGGAGGCAGTGCGGGAGGCTTGCTCGTAGGTGCAGTCGCTAACATGGCCGGTGAGCTATTTAAGGTCATCGTCCCGGCAGTTCCATTCGTCGATGTCGTGACGACGATGCTTGATACGACGATTCCCCTTACCACTTTGGAATGGGACGAGTGGGGCAACCCTCAAGATCGGGAAGATTATTTCTATATGAAGTCATATAGCCCGTACGACAATGTGGAGGCGAAAGATTATCCGCATATGTATATTACAACCGGTCTGAACGATCCACGTGTCGGATATTGGGAGCCGGCCAAATGGGTCGCACGAATGAGAGCTTTAAAAACCGATGATAATGTCATCGTGCTTAAAACGAATATGGGTGCCGGCCATTTTGGCAAGTCAGGCCGATTCAACCACTTGAAAGAAGCTGCAGAATGCTATGCATTCATTCTAGACAAGCTTGGCGCCACTGCCGAATTACCAATTTCCAACCCCCGTTAA
- the phoU gene encoding phosphate signaling complex protein PhoU, which produces MNARKYFDKNLQELQNKMNEMNKLTVSAFEKAFTAFKTQDVELALRVIDEDTAIDNLDHEINQFAVWLIAKEQPFATDLRRIIASLKITSDIERIADFAVNIAKATAKIGKTESLINITKLEQMNEISLTMLQKAVSAFIDGNMAFAKEVAGLDDQVDNYYAETYKSITGYLREHPEETTQLVQLLFINRYLERTADHITNIAESAAYLIKGQIYDLNQ; this is translated from the coding sequence ATGAACGCAAGGAAATACTTTGACAAGAACTTGCAAGAATTGCAAAACAAAATGAATGAGATGAACAAGCTTACTGTATCTGCATTTGAGAAAGCTTTCACAGCTTTTAAAACGCAAGATGTCGAATTGGCGTTGCGAGTCATTGATGAAGACACAGCCATTGATAATCTGGACCACGAAATTAACCAATTTGCTGTGTGGCTTATTGCGAAAGAGCAACCATTTGCAACCGATCTGCGAAGAATCATAGCATCATTGAAAATCACTTCTGATATCGAACGGATTGCAGACTTTGCAGTAAATATCGCGAAAGCGACTGCGAAAATCGGAAAAACCGAATCGCTCATCAATATTACAAAGCTAGAGCAAATGAATGAGATCTCCCTTACTATGCTTCAAAAGGCGGTGTCTGCATTCATCGATGGAAACATGGCGTTTGCTAAGGAAGTTGCCGGGTTGGACGATCAAGTCGACAATTACTATGCGGAAACATATAAAAGCATAACTGGCTATTTACGTGAGCATCCAGAAGAAACAACACAGCTCGTACAATTACTATTCATCAATCGTTACCTTGAACGGACTGCTGACCATATTACGAACATCGCCGAAAGTGCCGCGTATTTAATTAAAGGTCAAATTTATGATTTGAATCAATAA